The genomic window GCCCGGCGTGACCGGGTTCCACCTGGGTGAGCGGGTCTGTGCGCTGCTGGCCGGTGGTGGTTATGCCGAGCGGGTTTCGGTGCCGGTGGGGCAGCTGCTGCCGATTCCGGCGGGGTTGTCGCTGGTCGAGGCGGCGACGTTACCGGAGGTGGCCTGCACCGTGTGGTCCAACGTGGTGGACCGGGACCGGCTGCGGCCGGGGGAGACGTTGCTGGTGCACGGTGGCGGCAGTGGGATCGGCACGTTCGCGGTCCAGTTGGGGGCGGCGATGGGTGCGAAGGTCCTGGTGACCGCGCGGGCGGAGAAGCATGAGCGGTTACGTGCGCTGGGTGCCGAGCTGACGATCGACTACCAGAGCGACGATTTTGTACGGGCGGTGCTCGCCCACACCGGCGATCGGGGCGCCGATGTGATCCTGGACATCATCGGTGCGAAGTACCTGGCCCGGAACGTGGCGGCGCTGGCACTCGACGGCCGGATCACGGTCATCGGCATGCAGGGCGGCGTGTCGGCCGAGTTGGATCTGAGCCGGTTGATGGCCAAGCGGGGCCGGGTGTCGGCGACGTCGTTGCGGGCGCGGCCGGCGGCGGACAAGGCGCGGATCGTGGCGGGTGTCCGTGATCAGGTGTGGCCGCTGGTGGCCGCGGGACTGGTGCGGCCGGTCATCCATCGCACGTTCCCGTTGGCTCAGGCGGCGGCCGCGCAGGCCCTGATGGAGTCGGGTGATCACTTCGGAAAGATCGTCCTTCAGCGCTGATCACACCTTCGAGTGAACCGTTACCAAGTGTTATGACCGATAAAGTCGAATATGCGGCGAGTCGCGGCCCTGTTCGGTCGTGTCGAACTCAGCATGGACGGACACCGCGTCCGCCTCGGGCGTGGTTGCCGATCGCTGGGGGACTCCGTGACGTACGCACCGCACCGCTCCGACACCGCCCGGGACGAGTCCTCCCGGGCGGGACGCTCGCGGCGGGAGCCCGCCCGGCACGCACCTCCGCGGCGAACACGCCCCGACCGGTACGACGAGGGGCGGACGCGCCCAGACTGGTACGACGACGAGGAGTCGAACGCCCTGCGGCGGCGAGCGCGGAGCTGGGTCGCCGGCGGTGTGCTCGCCTCGGCCGGGCTGGTCGCCTTCGGCGCGTGGGCGGTGGTGACCACACCGCCGCCGGCGTCGATGATCGCGGTGGCGCCGGACGATTCCCCGGGCGGTGGATTCGACGTGGACGTGACCGGTGTGCGTTGTGGGGTGCCTTCGGTCGGCCCGAGTGGTATGGAGCAAGAAGCCGCCGGGCAATTCTGTCTGCTCGATGTGAAAGTGACCAACAACGGCCGGGAACCGGTGTTGTTCGACAGCGCCGCACAACGTGTCCGGGACGACGACGGCGTAGCCTACGCCGTCGCGGAACAGGCTGCGGTATTTCTGAACGATCGCGGTTCCACGCTGCTCAACGAGATTCAGCCGGGCGAGACGGTGGCTGGCGTGCTGCCCTTCGACATGCCCTTCGGTGCACGTCCGAGCGACGCCGAACTGGGTGACGGAGCTACCACTACCGGAGTACGGGTGAATCTGCCGGATCCGTGCTGAACGCGGTGTTTACCGGTTCGTGATCGGGGATCAATTATGTGAATCGCACCCCGGCGGATTCGATGTTGTGTTGGCATGGTCCACGGAATAAGCACGGTTGTCCGGGTTCTCATTGCCGCCTTCAACGGCGGCCTAAACGTGACCAGCTCCACCGGTGACGTGAGGATGAGATTCGCGCGAGTGCCCCGGGCCTATTTCGGAGGCAAACACTGCACGGTTCGTCCACCCGCCGGGTGCTGACCGTCGGCGCGCTCGCGCTGGCCGTCATCACGCCGGCGCTAGACCCGGTCGAGCACGACGCTGTCATGACGCCGATGGCCCTGCCGGTGACACCGGAACTCGCGGATCAACCGTTGGCTGCGGAGATCGAGAAGCCGCCGCCCCTGGGGGCGCGGTCCTTGCGGCAGCGGCTCCAGGAGTTCCAGTTCGACGCCGGTATCGACCCGGCCACGCTGGTCGCCGGCTTGCGGAGCCGCCAGAGCACGGTGGAGCGCGCCTCACGAGCGATGCCCCGCCGGTCCCTGGTCCTGCGGCCGGTGCCGCCCACATTGCGGCACATACGGAGCGACCCGGGCGAAGCGGATCGCCCTCTGCCGGGCACCGCTGAGCCCCCGGCGAGCCGGACGGCTGACCGCCCGGAGACTCGGGCGGCTGGAAGTCCGGATACCTGGGCGGCTGGAAGTCCGAATAGCCGGGCGGCTGGACGTTCCGGGGTTCGGGCAGCTGAACGTCGCTCGGCGCGGAGGGCCGAGCGGCAGGAGAGGCGTGCGGCCGAGCGTGTGATAGCGCGGAGTGCCGAGCGGTTCGCTGAGCGTCCGGACATCCGGGGACAGCGGCCCGAACGTGCCGCACGGGTGGCCCGGTCGGCCCGGAAGAGCGTCGCGGTACGCCGCGAGTGGACGTCCTTCGCGGGGCGCGGGCAGTCGCGGAAGGTGACTCGGGGTTCGGAGACCCGGATCCGGGAGATGCGCGGCCGGGACATGCGGGCGGTCATCGCGTACGCCAGGTCGCAGGTAGGCAAGCGGTATGTCCGTGGCGGTGCCGGGCCGGGCGGCTTCGACTGCTCGGGTCTGACCAAGCGTGCGTTCGCCAAGGCCGGTCTCCGCCTGCCGCACTCGTCCGGGGGTCAGGCCCGCCGGGCGCGGGCGGTGTCGCGTTCCTCGGCCCTGCCCGGTGACCTGGTGGTGGGCCGCGGTCACGTGGGCATCTACATGGGCAAGGGGATGATGATCGACGCGGGCAACAGTCGCACCGGTGTGGTCTACCGCAAGGTCTACGACGGGCTGTCGGTGTCGCGGCTGGGTTGATCTTCACCAAGCGGCCGGGCCTACCAAGCGGCCGGGCCTCACCACGGGGAGCGGAAACAGGTCCGGACAGCAGTCAGCACCCGCCGAATCCGACGGGTGCCGACTAGCTGACCACCGTGCCATACGGCAGCCGATCACGACCAGGCGCAGGGATCTGTGCCGCGCACACCCGGTCGGATGTCTGACAGAAGCATTACCGATGCGGGCCGATCTCATGCGCACCGCCTGTGCGTTTACCCGATCGTGTGACGGCGTGTGGCAATCCGGACGAAGGGTGCTCGACATGTTGAACGGTTAGTCTCTGCTCACCGTGGGAAAACGTGATCAGTTGAAAACCACGTCGGAGGCCCCACCATGAGTCTTGACCGCGCCCTGGCGCCCGATCCGTACGATCTCCTGCCGCAGGTCCCGGCTTTCACCGTGACCAGCGCGGACGTCACGGACGGGCAGCCCCTGGACGATCTCTTCGTGCACACCAGCGTGGGCGGGAAGAACCTGTCGCCGCAGCTGTCCTGGTCGGGCTTCCCGGCCGGGACGCGCGGCTTCGTGGTCACCTGCTTCGACCCGGACGCGCCGACCGGCAGTGGTTTCTGGCACTGGGTGCTGGTCAATCTGCCGGCTTCGGTCACCGACCTGGCCCGCGGGATCGCCCCGCTGCCGGACGGCGCGTTCTGCGTCCGCAACGACTACGGCGACCGGGACTACGGTGGTTCGGCCCCGCCGCCCGGCGACCGGGCGCACCGCTACGTCTTCGCGGTCCACGCGATCGACGTCGACGGGCTCGAGGTGACTCCGGACGCCTCCCCGGCGTATGTCGGGTTCAACCTCGCGTTCCACACCCTGGCCCGGGCCACGATCCGCCCGACCTACCAGGTTCGCGGCTGACCTTCGGATACAAAGTGGCTGACTTTCGGACATGAAAGAGGCCGCCGACACCGGTCGGCGGCCTTCATCCGGGAGAACGTCAGTCGGGAACGCGGGCCACGCAGAAGACCGACTGGCCGAACGGCGGCCGGAAGACCTTCTCGGCGGTCTTGGTCACCGGCAGCACCACGCTGTCGTAGATCTTGACCATCGGCCCCTCTTTCGGAGCCAGCTTGAAGATGCTGGTGGCGGTGTAGTAGCCGAGAAGGCCCAGCGCGTTCGCGTAGTGCAGCTTCTCGATCTCCAGCCCGGCCTCGGTGAAGGCGGCGCCAAGCGTCTTCTTGGTGTAGCGGCGGATGTGCCCGGTCGCGATGTCGACCTGGCTCATCGCGAACATGAACGCCGGCACGATGATGATCACCTTGCCGCCCGGGCGGACCAGTTCCTTCATACTGCGGAGCGCGCCCACGTGGTCCTCGATGTGTTCGAGCACGTTGTAGGAGACGGCGGCGCTGTACTCGGAGTTCGCGTCATCGGCCGGCAGCAGCATCTGCCGCACGGTGATGTTCGAGTACTCGTCCATCCGCTCCTTGAGCAGGACGAGCCGGTCCGGGTCGGCCTCGGTCGCGGTGAACTTCGGCAGATGCTCCGCCCACTCGATCGCGTAGTCCCCGAGACCGCTACCGATCTCGATGGGGTTGTCTCCGAGGTACGGGAGAGCGAGCTCGACGAACCACCTGCGGTGATTGACCGCGGTAGCTAGGCCTTCGAGCACTTCAGACTGGATCCGCTGGTCTCCAGTGATGTCTGCCATAGGTGAGGTTCCCTCATCTTGCCGATCTGAGCTGACAGCGGGACCGCTGAAGTTAACCATCTGAAGCGCCTATCCGAAAGTTGAGTGCTCGGCGCCACTGATTTTTTGGCCTGATTGAGACATAGGTGATGCGGCACTCGGATGGGTTACCCCATCCGATGTCCACAGAGTGGACCCCGCGTTGGACACGCGGAAAACACGCGTACATATCGGCTCTATCACGTGTGGGCCGCACACCGGTGGCTTCTTGGAATCCTCGGTTAGGCTCGCCGATGCTATGACGATTACGGGTTTTGACTCGACAGGCCAGTCGACCGGCGAGAACGTTCTGCCGCCGAGCCAAGTGACCGCCGACGTCGACCTGGACGCGGAGCTGATAGCCCTCGGGTCAAACGGCACGGTGACCGCTCCAACGGTTCCGGCCTCCCCAGCGGAGGCCGAGAAACCGCAGGTCAGGCGGCTTGCGGTCACCTGGCGGGACGTTGCCGCGATCACGACATTCGTGATCGCGGCGTTCATGCTGACCGCTCCGTTGTGGCTCAATCTTGATCATGAACTTCGAGATGATCCGCAGGATCAGGCTTTCTTCGAGTGGATGCTGGCGCACGGTGCGCGGGTGCTCACGGATGGCGCTTATCCGTTCTTCTCGGACCGCTTGAATTACCCCGACGGGGTGAACATGATGGCCAACACCTCTGTGTTGGCCGTTTCGTTGCCACTGACGCCTGTCACTCTTCTGTTCGGCCCGCATGTGGCCTTCAACGTATTTCTCACCGGCGCATTGGCAATTACCGGTGCTTCGTGGTATCTGGTGCTCTCGCGCCGCTTCGTCGCCTCTCGGGCCGCGGCCTGGGTGGGTGCACTCTTCGCCACCTTCGCGCCGAGCATGGTCTCGCACGCCGGCGGCCACCCGAACATCGTCTCCCAGTTCCTGGTCCCGCTGATCATCTGGCGCACTCTGGAGCTGCGGGTCCGTGGCCGGGCCCTGCGTAACGGCCTGATCCTGGCCGGCCTGCTGATCTGGCAGGCCTTCATCAACCTCGAGATCCTCTTCATGACCGCGGTCGGCCTCGGCATCTTCTGCGCGGTCATGGCGGTCACCCGCCGCCGGGATCACCGGGGCGAGATGTGGCCGTTCCTGCGCGCCCTCGGGGTGACCGCGGCCGCCACTCTGGCCGTGCTGGCCTACCCGCTCAGCGTTCAGTTCTTCGGACCGCAGAGCTACCAGGGCCTGGCCGAGTTCGTCCGTAACTTCGGTGCCGACCTGGGCTCGTTCGCCGCCTACTCGCGGCACTCGATGGCCGGCGACTCGGCGACCGCGGCCCGGCTCACCCAGAACCCGGCGGAGGAGAACGCCTTCTTCGGCTGGGGCCTGATCGTCCTCTTCCTCGGCCTGCTCGTCTGGCTGCGCCGGTCGGTGGCGGTGCGCGCCCTCGGCGGGATCGCGATCCTCTTCGGTGCCATGTCGCTCGGCCCGCGCATCGTTCTCAACGGTGTCGACACCGGTATCCCCGGCGTCTGGGCCGCGCTGCACCACCTGCCGGTGCTCAACTCGGCGGTGCCGACCCGGTGGGCGATGGCGATCGCCCCGGTCGTCGGGATCGTGCTGGCGCTGGGCTGCCAGCGCGCCGCCGACCTGATGCGATCCCAGCCGACCGCCCGTGGGCCGGTCGGGGTGGCGATGGTCACCGCGGTCGCGATGGCCCTGGTGCCGTTGATCCCGCGGCCGCTGGCCACCACACCGATGGACCCGGTGCCGGAGTTCGTCACCTCGGGGGTCTGGCGGGACTTCATCGACGATGCGCACACGATGGTCACCCTGCCGCTGCCGGACAGCAACTACCCGGACCCGCTGCGCTGGAGTGCCGTCACCGGCCAGGACATGCGCATCGCCGGGGCGTACGCCCTTCTGCCCAACCAGAACCCGCAGAACCCCGGTGACCGGACCGCGATGTTCGCGCCGCCGTGGCGGCCGACCAGCGGTCTGATCTCCTCGATCCGGGGTGGCAACCCGGTGCCGGTGATCACCGACGCCCGGCGCGAGATGGCCCTGGCCGACCTCCGGTTCTGGAAGGCCGGCGTGGTCGTGCTGACCCCGCAGACCCGGGACATCGAGATGCTTCGCACGATGTCCGACCTGGTGGGTTTCCGCCCGGTCTGGACCGGCGGGGTGTGGATGTGGGACGTCCGGCACCTGGTCGACGACCCCGACGCTGTTCTGAGCGCCGACAAGACCTTCTGACCGTCTCCGACCGGCCTGGCTGAGCGCCCTTCGCGGGTGTTCAACCAGGCCGGTGGCGTATCCAGTGGGAGAAATCTCCCGAACCGGGCTTGCCCGACCTCGCGGCTCGCACGTTAGGATGACGGGACGGAACCGTAGCGACGCTATGTGTCCGACACGACGTGCTTAATATGCCGTCCATTAATGCTGCGCACCTTTCGCTCGCTGGCTGGAATTCGCCGTGAAAAAAGAGCTGAAAATTATTTTCCAATTCGTGCGTACGCCGATTCGGCTTACGTGATCCACGTCTAAGCGGACCTCTGTGACCAGGTATTTCGCCGTCTGCAGCCGAGGCTTTCGACCTAATAGTCCATCAAAGGTGGCAATACTTCGATGGCATGTGCATAATCCTCTGTGTCGCCTTCCCGTCCACATTGTTGCGATCCCGGGAAAAGGCGACGCTCGCCCATCCCGCGCGTCTGTGCGGGTCGTTCCCCGGGGAAGAGGAAGACACTCCTGATGTTCGGAAAACGAGGACACCGTCTGGCGCAGGCCGCGCTGGCCGCCGTCGCCGGCAGCGCACTGCTGCTCGGTTCCGCAAT from Actinoplanes derwentensis includes these protein-coding regions:
- a CDS encoding NAD(P)H-quinone oxidoreductase; protein product: MRAIVIENKQLAWVEVADPEVRGGEVIVDVTASAVNRADVLQRQGFYPPPVGAPAYPGLECSGVISAVGPGVTGFHLGERVCALLAGGGYAERVSVPVGQLLPIPAGLSLVEAATLPEVACTVWSNVVDRDRLRPGETLLVHGGGSGIGTFAVQLGAAMGAKVLVTARAEKHERLRALGAELTIDYQSDDFVRAVLAHTGDRGADVILDIIGAKYLARNVAALALDGRITVIGMQGGVSAELDLSRLMAKRGRVSATSLRARPAADKARIVAGVRDQVWPLVAAGLVRPVIHRTFPLAQAAAAQALMESGDHFGKIVLQR
- a CDS encoding DUF4352 domain-containing protein, with amino-acid sequence MLASAGLVAFGAWAVVTTPPPASMIAVAPDDSPGGGFDVDVTGVRCGVPSVGPSGMEQEAAGQFCLLDVKVTNNGREPVLFDSAAQRVRDDDGVAYAVAEQAAVFLNDRGSTLLNEIQPGETVAGVLPFDMPFGARPSDAELGDGATTTGVRVNLPDPC
- a CDS encoding C40 family peptidase; protein product: MIARSAERFAERPDIRGQRPERAARVARSARKSVAVRREWTSFAGRGQSRKVTRGSETRIREMRGRDMRAVIAYARSQVGKRYVRGGAGPGGFDCSGLTKRAFAKAGLRLPHSSGGQARRARAVSRSSALPGDLVVGRGHVGIYMGKGMMIDAGNSRTGVVYRKVYDGLSVSRLG
- a CDS encoding YbhB/YbcL family Raf kinase inhibitor-like protein; its protein translation is MSLDRALAPDPYDLLPQVPAFTVTSADVTDGQPLDDLFVHTSVGGKNLSPQLSWSGFPAGTRGFVVTCFDPDAPTGSGFWHWVLVNLPASVTDLARGIAPLPDGAFCVRNDYGDRDYGGSAPPPGDRAHRYVFAVHAIDVDGLEVTPDASPAYVGFNLAFHTLARATIRPTYQVRG
- a CDS encoding class I SAM-dependent methyltransferase, producing the protein MADITGDQRIQSEVLEGLATAVNHRRWFVELALPYLGDNPIEIGSGLGDYAIEWAEHLPKFTATEADPDRLVLLKERMDEYSNITVRQMLLPADDANSEYSAAVSYNVLEHIEDHVGALRSMKELVRPGGKVIIIVPAFMFAMSQVDIATGHIRRYTKKTLGAAFTEAGLEIEKLHYANALGLLGYYTATSIFKLAPKEGPMVKIYDSVVLPVTKTAEKVFRPPFGQSVFCVARVPD
- a CDS encoding glycosyltransferase family protein, translating into MTITGFDSTGQSTGENVLPPSQVTADVDLDAELIALGSNGTVTAPTVPASPAEAEKPQVRRLAVTWRDVAAITTFVIAAFMLTAPLWLNLDHELRDDPQDQAFFEWMLAHGARVLTDGAYPFFSDRLNYPDGVNMMANTSVLAVSLPLTPVTLLFGPHVAFNVFLTGALAITGASWYLVLSRRFVASRAAAWVGALFATFAPSMVSHAGGHPNIVSQFLVPLIIWRTLELRVRGRALRNGLILAGLLIWQAFINLEILFMTAVGLGIFCAVMAVTRRRDHRGEMWPFLRALGVTAAATLAVLAYPLSVQFFGPQSYQGLAEFVRNFGADLGSFAAYSRHSMAGDSATAARLTQNPAEENAFFGWGLIVLFLGLLVWLRRSVAVRALGGIAILFGAMSLGPRIVLNGVDTGIPGVWAALHHLPVLNSAVPTRWAMAIAPVVGIVLALGCQRAADLMRSQPTARGPVGVAMVTAVAMALVPLIPRPLATTPMDPVPEFVTSGVWRDFIDDAHTMVTLPLPDSNYPDPLRWSAVTGQDMRIAGAYALLPNQNPQNPGDRTAMFAPPWRPTSGLISSIRGGNPVPVITDARREMALADLRFWKAGVVVLTPQTRDIEMLRTMSDLVGFRPVWTGGVWMWDVRHLVDDPDAVLSADKTF